ACTACTCGGCTGCCGACGTACCGGCGATGATGCGCTCGATCTACCAGTACCAGGCAGTCACCCTGGGCTGGGGCGACATCGGCTACAACGTGGTCATCGACAAGTTCGGCCGCGCCTGGGAAGGCCGCAGCGGCGGCCTGGAGACAGCCGTGCAGGGCGCCCACGCGGGCGGGTTCAACACCTACACCTTCGGGCTGTCGATGCTCGGCAACTATGACACGGTCGACGTGCCGCAGGCGACGCGCGACACGCTCGCGCAATGGATCGCGTGGAAGTTCAGCCTCTTCAACGTCGACCCGCTCGCGACGACCCAGCTGACGCAGCAAGGCGGCAACGGGACTACGGCGAAGTTCCAGGACGGCCAAACGGTGACGCTCCCGACTGTCTTCGGGCATCGAGACACCGGGTATACCGCGTGTCCTGGCAGATACGGCTATGCGATCTTGCCGTGGCTGCGCCAGCGTGCCTCCGAGCTGATCCCACAGATCAGCTACTCCACGGACACTAAGCGCACGATGCTGACCAACACCGGAGGCGTACCGGTGCGCGGGGGCCCCGGCCTCCTCTATGGAATGGTCGGAAGCCTGAGTGCGGGCACCTTCGTCACCGCCGACTCCACTATCTCCAACGGCTACATCAAGGTCAGCGGAAACGGGGTCACCGGATGGGTCGACCAGAAGTGGTTGGTCCAGGACCCGCATCCCAACAGCGCCCGTTACACCACGACAAGCGGTGTCCCGGTGTACGCCGGACCCGGGTCGGGTTATCTGGCGCTCGGGCAAGCCTCGGTCAACACAGCGTTCTACACCGATGGCGTCATCAGCGACGGTTATGTGCGAGTGCACTGGGGCAAGTCCGGCGGCTGGGTTCCGCAGCAGTGGCTGACCACTACCCGCCCGGGCGGGCTTGCGATTCCCTCGGGGAACCCCACGAGCACCCGACCGATGCAGACCAACACCAACGGGATCCCGGTCTACTCCGGTCCGAGCACCTCGCAGCAGATCGGCACCCTCAGCGCGGGCATACCCGTCACCGCTGGTTATGAGGTGATCGGCGGGTATGTGCACATCAGCTTCGGCTCGAACGGCGGCTGGGTTCCGTTGCAGTGGATGTCGTCCAACCCGCTGCCGACGCAGAACTTGTTTACGACGACCGGCGGAATCCAGGTCTACTTCGGGCCCGGCAACGGATACGCCAAGGGCGACACCCTCTCAGCGGGAACCCCGCTGGCCGCCACCGGCGGCTCGGTCAACGGCTACGTCTGGATCGTCTACGGTGATGTCGGCGGCTGGATCGAGGCAAAGTGGACCTCGACCTACCCGCGCGGCAACCCGGTCGGCGAGCGGTTCGTGGCGACCAACACCGGTGGCGTGCCGGTCTACTCCGAGCCCAGCACTGCATCGACTGTGCGGACCACCTACAGCGGAAATACCGTGCTGCAGGCCGCCTATGCCGAGTACAACGGGATGACGCATATCCAGTATGGGACCACCGGTGGATGGGTCCCCTCGCAGTGGCTAACCACTAACCCGGGCGCGAGCTCGGTGGCGCTGACGAATACCGGCGGGGTCCCTGTCTATCTGGGGCCGGGTTCGGGTTACACGCTTGCCGGCTATCTTCCTGGCAGCCAGCAGGTGGGCCTGAGCGCGGAAGCACCGGTGGGCGGGTACCGCCACATCACCTACGGGCAGACCGGCGGGTGGCTGTCTACGCAGTGGCTGGCGACCAACCCGACGAGTGTGACGGGCACCGTGTATACGAACACCGGCGGAGTTCCGGTGCACTTGGGACCGGGCTCGGGTTACGACCTCGCAGGGTCCGTCTCGGCCAACACCGCGCTGGCGTACTCCGGTGCGCCGCAGAACGGGTACGTGCAGGTGCGGTACGGCTCGTACGGTGGTTGGGTCGCCCAGAAGTGGGTCATCCAGAACCCCACGCCGGTGAGCACCATGACCGCAACGACGAGCGGCATCTCGGCCTACCTCGGGCCCGGAACCGGCTACTACCGGATCGGTGAGATCTCCCAGGGGACCAAGGTCCAGGTCGGCGCCGAACGCGCCGACGGCTACATGCTCATCGTTTTCGGCAACACCGGTGCGTGGGTCCCGACCAAGTGGTTTAGCTAAGCGGACCGTCACCGGTGATCCACCCGGGATCAGGGTGACGGGTCAGCGATCTCTATCATGTTGTGATGGTGCGAGGTCGACCGACCATCGCGTCGTGCCCAAAACCAGCCCGCGGTCGGCGGTGTACGCCGTACCAGCCGTCGGCTGACGATCCACCGTCATCAGGAGGCCATTGGTGGCAACCAACATCCCCGCAGCATCGCCGATCATTGGAGACGAGGAGCGAGCCGCTGTCGACCGGGTGATGCGCTCGGGGATGATCGCCCAAGGCCCTGAGGTCGCCGCGTTCGAGGGTGAATTCGCAGAGCTCGCCGGCGGCGTTACGTGCGTCGCGGTCAACTCCGGCACCTCGGCTCTGCACATGGGCCTGATCGCGGCCGGCGTCCGTCCCGGTGACGAGGTCATCGTCCCGTCGTTCACGTTCGCCGCGACCGGCAACGCGGTCGCGCTGGTCGGCGCGACGCCGGTCTTCGTCGACGTCGAAGAGGACTACTTCTGCCTCGATCCCGCTGCGGTCGAAGCAGCGGTGACCGACAAGACGGTCGGCATCATGCCCGTGCACCTCTATGGCCACCCGGCCAACATGGCTGCCCTGCAGCAGATCGCCGACAAGCACGGACTGGCGATCTACGAGGACGCCGCTCAGGCGCACGGCGCGGAGTTCGACGGCACGCGCGTCGGCTCGTTCGGCAAGTTCGCCGCGTTCAGCCTCTACCCCACCAAGAACATGACCTCCGGCGAAGGCGGCATGGTCAGCACGGCTGACGAAGACCTCGCGCGCACCGTGCGACTGCTGCGCAACCAGGGCATGGAGAAGCGCTACGAAAACGAGCTGGTCGGCTTCAACACCCGGATGACCGATATCCACGCCGCGATCGGTCGCGTGCAGCTGGGCAAGCTCGACGGCTGGACCAAGACCCGCCAGCAAAACGCGAAGTTCCTCGACGAGAACCTCTCCGGCGTCATCGTCCCGCCGGTCGCAGACAACGCCACGCACGTCTACCACCAGTACACAATCCGCGTCGACGCCGCCGACCGAGACGCGTTCGTCGCCGGCCTGGGCGAGCGCGGCGTCGGATCCGGTGTCTACTACCCGATCCCCACTCACGCCCTGCCCTCGTTCGGTCTCGACCTCGACCTGCCGACCACCGCGCGCGTCGCGAAGGAAGTGATCTCGCTTCCGGTGCACCCGGCGCTGCAGGACGGCGACCTGGAGAAGGTCGTCGCCGCCGTCAACGAGCTCGCATCGGCAGGTGCCTAACCCATGGCCAACCTTCGCGCTGCGCTCATCGGCCTCGGCTCGATGGGCCGCAACCACGCCCGCAACCTGCGCGCGCTGCCTGACGTCGACTTCGTCGCCGCCGTCGACCCCCAGGGCGACGCCTACGGAGTTGCCGGCGACGTACCCGTCCTTGCCGACCTTGATGAGCTGATCAAGCTCGGCGTCGACTACTGCGTCGTCGCCGCGCCCACCGCGCTGCACGGCAACATCGCCGAGCAGCTGGCCGGTGCCGGCATCCACATGCTCGTGGAGAAGCCGGTCGCCAAGGACTCCGCAACCGCCCAGGCGATGGTCGACGCCTTCGACAAGGCCGGCCTCGTTGGAGCGGTCGGCCACATCGAGCGCTACAACCCGGCGCTGCAGGAGCTGAAGCGGCGCCTGGAAGGTGGCGAGCTCGGCGAGATCTTCCAGATCGCGACCCGCCGCCAGGGCCCGTTCCCCGCGCGCATCGCCGATGTCGGCGTCGTCATGGACCTCGCCTCCCACGACATCGACCTCACCGGCTTCGTCACCGGCCGGGAGTACGACGCCATCTCGGCGCGCACCGCGCACAAGTCCGGCCGTGAGCACGAGGACCTCGTCGCCGCCACGGGGCTGCTGAGCGGGTCGCTGGTCAGCAACCACCTGGTCAACTGGCTCTCCCCGCAGAAGGAGCGCTCGACGGTCGTCACCGGCGAGCTCGGCACGTTCATCGCCAGCACCCTCGATGCCGACCTCACCTTCCACGCCAACGGCACGGTGGAGTCGCAGTGGGACGACATCGCGCACTTCCGCGGCATGACCGAGGGTGACGTGATCCGCTACGCGTTTTCCAAGCCGGAGCCGCTGCGCACCGAGCACGAGCTGTTCCGCGACGCCGTACTCGGCAAGGAAGCCGCGATCGTGACGCTGCGTGACGGACTGGCCGCGGTGCGCGTGTGTGAAGCGATGCTCGAGTCGGCGGCCACCGGCCGCACCGTCGAGCTGAAGGGCTAGCCGTGGCCAACGACATCCACCCCACGGCGATCGTCGGCGATGACGTCGAGCTCGGCGACGGCAACGTCGTCGGCCCCTACGCCGTGATCTCCGGACGCACCGTCATCGGCGACGGCAACTGGATCGGCCCGCATGTGGCGATCGGTATGCCGCCGGAGGTCTACAACTACGCGCACACCGCGGTGTGGAACAAGCCCGAGGGCGAGCGCTTTGTGCGGATCGGCAACGGCAACGTGCTGCACGAGTTCAGTAACGTCCAGTCCGGCTGGGCGACCGACACCGTGATCGGCAACGACTGCTTTTTGATGACCCAGGCGCATGTGGCGCATGACTGCGTGCTCGACAACCGGGTCACGGTCTCCAGCGGCGTCACGCTGGGCGGGCACACGCACATCTGGAGCATGGCCAACGTCGGGATGTCCTCGGTCGTGCACCAGCGAGCCCAGATCGGCCCGGGCGCGATGATCGGGATGGGCTCAGCGGTCCGCAAGGACGCCCCGGCCTTCTCCATCACCGTCGGCAACCCCGCCCGCACGACCGGCATCAACGTCGTCGGCCTGGAGCGCAACGGCTGTGACGCTGCGACGATCGAGGCGATGACCGACTTCCTGCTCGGCCGCGGAGAGCTCCCGGCCAGCGCTCCCGAGGCGCTACGTGAGCTGCTCACCGCCTGGACCGACCGATCCACTGACCACTAGCTCTGAGATACCTGCGAACAAGAGGCGATAGATGACCAACGAAGACAAGCTCAAGGACGCATTCGTCGAGGCCCTCGACGTCGAGGCCGCCGACATCGACTGGGACACCTTGAAATACCGTGGCATCGAGCAGTGGGATTCGGTCGCGCACATGCGCCTCGTCGGAGAGATCGAGGACACCTTCGACGTCATGCTCGAGACCGAGCAGGTCATCGACATGAGCAGCTACCAGGTGGCCAAGGAGATGCTGACCGAGATGGGTGTCGAGTTTGCCTGACGCCGCGCAGACCACCGACCCGCTGTCGCTTGCCGGGCGCGCCGCGTTCGTCACCGGCGGTTCGCGCGGGATCGGTCTGGCTTGCGCGCGAGCGCTGGCCCAGCGTGGCGCCGACATCGCGATCTCTGGCAGCGCAGATCCTGACGGCCTGCAGGCGAAGGCGGCCGAGCTCGCCGACGAGTTCGGCGTCACCGCGATCGGGCTGGTCTGCGACAACGCCGAGCCGAGCCAGATCCCGGCTGCCTACAAGACGATTCGCTCCGAGCTGGGCCGGCTCGACGTACTCGTCAACAACGCGGGGATCATGGAGGGTGCGCTGATCGGGATGATCGGCAACGACGTGCTGCGCCGCACCATGGCGATCAACGTCGAGGGCGCC
The nucleotide sequence above comes from Epidermidibacterium keratini. Encoded proteins:
- a CDS encoding N-acetylmuramoyl-L-alanine amidase, giving the protein MTSSPTSLRPRARILTLLVASALGAIGLVLAPVLESSAEKPEPVPASVQEIPLGEVTDPADGVELKDPNKPVGEGQTSTPDDPASPSSPVPSPTPESGTSPFPSPSESQPAPSPSPTPSPTPTPTPSPTPAPSGGSDVPGLDKPVPLPSAELAPDQPMPVPAGSRTLVLDETQTKDFASAGISWVGDAPVDGIGMQVRTKSAETGEWSDWNELTVSRLVAANPDAPEQRQGSDPFWFGDSNGVEVAVTVMPGTQISDLKITLIDPKQVAQDADPTAGAPTSSAGAAMQQPPVYTRAAWGADESKMTWAPKYASTIKAATLHHTADTNNYSAADVPAMMRSIYQYQAVTLGWGDIGYNVVIDKFGRAWEGRSGGLETAVQGAHAGGFNTYTFGLSMLGNYDTVDVPQATRDTLAQWIAWKFSLFNVDPLATTQLTQQGGNGTTAKFQDGQTVTLPTVFGHRDTGYTACPGRYGYAILPWLRQRASELIPQISYSTDTKRTMLTNTGGVPVRGGPGLLYGMVGSLSAGTFVTADSTISNGYIKVSGNGVTGWVDQKWLVQDPHPNSARYTTTSGVPVYAGPGSGYLALGQASVNTAFYTDGVISDGYVRVHWGKSGGWVPQQWLTTTRPGGLAIPSGNPTSTRPMQTNTNGIPVYSGPSTSQQIGTLSAGIPVTAGYEVIGGYVHISFGSNGGWVPLQWMSSNPLPTQNLFTTTGGIQVYFGPGNGYAKGDTLSAGTPLAATGGSVNGYVWIVYGDVGGWIEAKWTSTYPRGNPVGERFVATNTGGVPVYSEPSTASTVRTTYSGNTVLQAAYAEYNGMTHIQYGTTGGWVPSQWLTTNPGASSVALTNTGGVPVYLGPGSGYTLAGYLPGSQQVGLSAEAPVGGYRHITYGQTGGWLSTQWLATNPTSVTGTVYTNTGGVPVHLGPGSGYDLAGSVSANTALAYSGAPQNGYVQVRYGSYGGWVAQKWVIQNPTPVSTMTATTSGISAYLGPGTGYYRIGEISQGTKVQVGAERADGYMLIVFGNTGAWVPTKWFS
- a CDS encoding DegT/DnrJ/EryC1/StrS family aminotransferase produces the protein MATNIPAASPIIGDEERAAVDRVMRSGMIAQGPEVAAFEGEFAELAGGVTCVAVNSGTSALHMGLIAAGVRPGDEVIVPSFTFAATGNAVALVGATPVFVDVEEDYFCLDPAAVEAAVTDKTVGIMPVHLYGHPANMAALQQIADKHGLAIYEDAAQAHGAEFDGTRVGSFGKFAAFSLYPTKNMTSGEGGMVSTADEDLARTVRLLRNQGMEKRYENELVGFNTRMTDIHAAIGRVQLGKLDGWTKTRQQNAKFLDENLSGVIVPPVADNATHVYHQYTIRVDAADRDAFVAGLGERGVGSGVYYPIPTHALPSFGLDLDLPTTARVAKEVISLPVHPALQDGDLEKVVAAVNELASAGA
- a CDS encoding Gfo/Idh/MocA family protein, with the protein product MANLRAALIGLGSMGRNHARNLRALPDVDFVAAVDPQGDAYGVAGDVPVLADLDELIKLGVDYCVVAAPTALHGNIAEQLAGAGIHMLVEKPVAKDSATAQAMVDAFDKAGLVGAVGHIERYNPALQELKRRLEGGELGEIFQIATRRQGPFPARIADVGVVMDLASHDIDLTGFVTGREYDAISARTAHKSGREHEDLVAATGLLSGSLVSNHLVNWLSPQKERSTVVTGELGTFIASTLDADLTFHANGTVESQWDDIAHFRGMTEGDVIRYAFSKPEPLRTEHELFRDAVLGKEAAIVTLRDGLAAVRVCEAMLESAATGRTVELKG
- a CDS encoding acyl-ACP--UDP-N-acetylglucosamine O-acyltransferase family protein; the protein is MANDIHPTAIVGDDVELGDGNVVGPYAVISGRTVIGDGNWIGPHVAIGMPPEVYNYAHTAVWNKPEGERFVRIGNGNVLHEFSNVQSGWATDTVIGNDCFLMTQAHVAHDCVLDNRVTVSSGVTLGGHTHIWSMANVGMSSVVHQRAQIGPGAMIGMGSAVRKDAPAFSITVGNPARTTGINVVGLERNGCDAATIEAMTDFLLGRGELPASAPEALRELLTAWTDRSTDH
- a CDS encoding acyl carrier protein; protein product: MTNEDKLKDAFVEALDVEAADIDWDTLKYRGIEQWDSVAHMRLVGEIEDTFDVMLETEQVIDMSSYQVAKEMLTEMGVEFA
- a CDS encoding SDR family NAD(P)-dependent oxidoreductase; translated protein: MSSLPDAAQTTDPLSLAGRAAFVTGGSRGIGLACARALAQRGADIAISGSADPDGLQAKAAELADEFGVTAIGLVCDNAEPSQIPAAYKTIRSELGRLDVLVNNAGIMEGALIGMIGNDVLRRTMAINVEGAIAHLQAAAKLLRRAKGGSIINLTSILGVEGRAGQTVYAASKAAVIGATKSAAKELAGEQIRVNAVAPGFISTDLTAALDEAEREATVEAIAMGRAGTPEDVADTVLYLASDLSKYVTGQVIGVDGGMRA